The Episyrphus balteatus chromosome 4, idEpiBalt1.1, whole genome shotgun sequence genome includes a window with the following:
- the LOC129919851 gene encoding putative mediator of RNA polymerase II transcription subunit 26 isoform X3, producing the protein MIEFKRHPFKMKINSATTEKIGRSCLRARLVFSWKTWAELADVLRKRRNRPDASDEDLGLPRSPTTPQRRETNNTTNQSEVSSLSMLSMNSTIDFDDELPSSTANHSGDFSSVADRTSSSISSKFSGGDNSRSEDVELFSSNWTRLSHSAAKHKMAVRPVKKKGPTRHRRTLESSVLPSTPEVNEDQTKATASATLEVKDISLDKAKSRSLPPGVNAKILEQHSTEMKQAVSIKRSKTEKGPSPNSTYAMRSNATKSSIFESVSPNAQSSPTDTNKDDESGFFRRFVYRNSKRGASKSTSTNNGNNKNADELDSQPESKKPNPPPTEISKSIETKSAEYSQKVEETRKDIRRDILSTGNSALSAMLNTFILSPESEKMVTHATNENITINQSAKPKSGPAARQRYIPKDLSQQQQQQPQPMMMDVDVNLKHSRTSLESFSEKSDSHMRDEFISKSIALSKISKSHTEESFQSTTLVREINAMKDQQKEHFEKKPKILGMSAFQQKISRSNDSFNNTSSSTDSVEFLLGSDLRKRGKSVEKSKSFRTYIESKEDKEIASSLRNQVPSLPDLSLKSDNDLEDEKHLSLGFEINDNNLVKQKSSELPLTHGIYTKNIILTTSKNMPSRIQTKSPLLGTSACSTNISEIEQNIDMLVKSPFVSVLRKSATISDSVSAKLAPNVTISPIPNKRIDTIAKVENKIDRILRTEDKDIFVPPATPAAPPPTPATPPPALVAPIIIHSPTKVQMREKPKIVADSESRKSLRERNSSPQTTISSKSNSFHRSRRSSSVIESSASNNKGVPEFMKIQLNRVDPIRPKSNVVLSKNVRESTEDLTRRFSNESVEISEVKPPTPTEDDRPTVMIRSNSSTSSRSDESLPKSPTKKTSDEENNILRIDTNTPFNNNIPLHERRRLFLSEDKLKNDRKIEEMKLERKKSMSEEVRKMPTEEEPVVVVLRKKSFGVIQPSANNNKDDPTPELMKVFARRSLKIKDEDLPDPPIKKFVPSVDSDKENQSSSEEKLDKLSAIQQQQNGLPKTDTDISKNRNSLADFRNNKSQSLNNNGIGTPTKTFLPPIRLSGPFRQSSQGSPVMVGKSIESTTNNNNNNNNSLTNNNNNVSTKPVERQSLATVTVLSSSVPPSVVNTSTIEQNSFSTSTTFTRSTIERSATMATMNRVESEFKGIHQRRAEWEKRAKEALK; encoded by the exons ATGATCGAATTCAAGAGACAtccatttaaaatgaaaataaattcggCAACAACGGAGAAAATTGGCCGAAGTTGCCTGCGAGCAAGATTAGTTTTCTCTTGGAAAACATGG gcTGAGCTTGCTGATGTCCTCCGCAAACGTCGCAATCGACCCGATGCTTCAGACGAAGATTTGGGACTGCCACGCAGTCCAACGACCCCACAACGTCGTGAAACTAATAACACAACCAATCAAAGTGAAGTCTCATCGCTGAGCATGCTCAGCATGAATTCCACCATTGATTTCGATGATGAATTACCCTCATCAACAGCCAATCATTCTGGAGACTTTTCTTCGGTAGCAGATCGAACATCATCGAGTATTTCGAGCAAATTTTCTGGCGGTGATAATTCTCGATCGGAAGATGTGGAACTCTTCTCATCGAATTGGACACGTCTGTCTCATTCAGCTGCTAAGCACAAGATGGCTGTAAGGCCTGTTAAAAAGAAGGGGCCAACTAGACATCGACGAACTTTGGAG AGTTCTGTATTACCATCAACTCCAGAAGTAAATGAAGATCAGACCAAGGCAACAGCTTCTGCAACCCTAGAAGTTAAAG ATATCTCATTGGACAAAGCTAAATCCCGATCTCTGCCACCAGGTGTCAATGCAAAGATCCTTGAACAACATAGCACCGAAATGAAACAAGCAGTCAGCATTAAACGCTCGAAAACCGAAAAAGGCCCATCGCCGAACTCGACCTACGCCATGCGTAGCAATGCAACTAAAAGTTCCATATTCGAATCAGTATCGCCTAACGCACAGAGTTCCCCAACCGATACCAACAAGGACGATGAAAGTGGCTTCTTCCGTCGCTTCGTCTATAGAAATTCCAAACGCGGTGCTTCCAAATCAACCAGTACCAACAATGGTAACAACAAAAATGCCGACGAACTTGACAGTCAGCCCGAAAGCAAGAAGCCAAATCCACCGCCAACTGAAATTTCCAAATCAATTGAAACAAAATCTGCTGAATACTCCCAAAAGGTGGAAGAAACTCGCAAGGATATCCGCAGGGATATTTTATCTACAGGCAATTCGGCCCTCAGTGCAATGTTGAATACTTTCATACTCTCTCCCGAATCGGAGAAAATGGTGACTCATGCTACAAATGAGAATATAACCATCAATCAATCAGCTAAACCGAAATCCGGTCCCGCAGCTAGGCAGCGTTACATTCCAAAAGATCTCTcccagcagcaacaacaacaaccacaaccaATGATGATGGATGTCGATGTAAATCTTAAACACTCCCGAACAAGTTTGGAGAGTTTTTCCGAAAAATCTGACTCCCACATGAGAGACGAATTCATTTCAAAATCTATTGCTCTTTCGAAAATCTCCAAATCCCACACAGAAGAGAGCTTCCAATCGACTACACTCGTCAGAGAAATCAATGCTATGAAAGATCAGCAGAAGGAACACTTTGAAAAGAAACCAAAGATTCTCGGAATGAGTGCGTTCCAACAGAAAATCTCCCGTTCCAATGATTCTTTCAACAACACCAGTTCAAGTACTGATTCAGTTGAGTTTTTATTAGGAAGTGATCTCAGAAAACGTggaaaatctgttgaaaaatcAAAGAGCTTTCGCACCTATATTGAATCGAAAGAGGACAAAGAGATCGCATCATCATTGAGAAATCAAGTGCCAAGTCTTCCTGATTTGTCGCTAAAGAGCGACAATGATTTGGAAGATGAAAAACACCTATCACTAGGATTTGAGATCAATGACAATAACCTAGTTAAACAGAAATCAAGTGAATTGCCACTTACCCATGGAATCTATACGAAAAACATCATACTTACCACTTCTAAGAATATGCCGTCTAGAATTCAAACAAAGTCTCCACTTTTAGGCACATCTGCTTGTAGCACGAATATCTCCGAAATCGAACAGAATATTGATATGCTGGTGAAGTCACCATTTGTAAGTGTTTTACGGAAATCGGCAACTATAAGTGATTCGGTGTCAGctaaactggcgcccaacgtgacgATCAGTCCGATACCAAACAAAAGAATCGATACAATTGCCAAAGTTGAGAATAAAATTGACAGAATACTCAGAACAGAAGATAAAGATATCTTCGTTCCACCGGCAACACCAGCTGCTCCACCACCAACACCAGCAACCCCTCCACCGGCATTGGTTGCTCCAATAATCATACATTCTCCCACAAAGGTTCAAATGCGAGAGAAGCCAAAAATTGTTGCTGATAGTGAGAGTCGAAAGTCTTTGCGGGAGAGAAATTCGTCACCGCAGACAACTATTTCTTCCAAATCAAATAGCTTCCATCGAAGCCGCCGAAGTTCTTCGGTAATCGAATCATCTGCAAGTAACAACAAAGGTGTACCCGAATTCATGAAGATTCAACTTAATCGAGTTGATCCAATTCGACCTAAGAGCAATGTGGTTTTGTCGAAGAATGTTCGTGAAAGTACTGAAGACCTAACTCGTCGATTCAGTAATGAAAGTGTTGAAATCTCGGAGGTTAAACCTCCAACTCCAACCGAAGATGATAGACCCACCGTTATGATACGTTCGAATAGTTCGACCTCATCCCGATCCGATGAATCACTACCAAAAAGCCCTACAAAGAAGACCTCCGATGAGGAGAATAATATTTTACGTATTGATACAAATACTCCTTTCAATAATAATATTCCATTGCATGAGCGACGTAGGTTGTTCCTTAGTGAAGATAAACTGAAAAACGATCGTAAAATCGAAGAAATGAAATTGGAACGTAAAAAATCGATGTCGGAAGAGGTCCGTAAGATGCCTACGGAAGAGGAGCCCGTTGTGGTGGttcttcgaaaaaaatcctTCGGTGTTATTCAGCCTTCGGCCAATAACAACAAAGACGATCCCACACCAGAATTGATGAAAGTCTTTGCTAGAAGATCTCTCAAGATCAAAGATGAAGATCTTCCAGAccctccaataaaaaaatttgtccctaGTGTCGATAGTGACAAAGAAAATCAATCGTCCAGTGAAGAAAAACTCGACAAACTCTCAGCAATTCAGCAACAACAAAATGGTCTCCCCAAAACAGACACTGACATTTCCAAAAATCGTAATTCTCTAGCGGATTTCCGTAACAACAAATCACAGTCATTGAATAATAATGGAATCGGAACACCGACAAAAACATTTCTGCCACCAATCCGTCTTAGTGGGCCATTTCGTCAATCATCGCAAGGATCACCGGTAATGGTTGGTAAAAGTATTGAATCAACgacaaacaataataataacaacaacaacagtttgacaaataacaataataatgtgTCAACAAAGCCAGTGGAACGTCAGTCACTTGCAACTGTAACAGTACTTTCGTCATCAGTGCCACCAAGCGTAGTTAATACTTCTACAATTGAACAGAATAGTTTCTCAACTTCGACAACATTCACAAGATCGACTATTGAACGTTCAGCAACGATGGCAACCATGAATAGGGTGGAAAGTGAGTTTAAGGGTATCCATCAGCGTCGGGCCGAATGGGAGAAACGGGCCAAAGAagctttgaaataa